The region TTGGCGGTGAGCAAGAAGACCGGCGACCAGGTGATTGGTGGCAGCATGAACCAACAAGGTAGCTTTATTATGCGCGCAGACAAAGTTGGGCACGACACCATGCTTGCGCAAATTGTGCAGATGGTGGCCAGTGCTCAGCGCAGCCGCGCACCAATTCAGGGGTTAGCCGACAAAGTGGCCGGCTGGTTTGTGCCGGTGGTGATTGCCATCATTGCCTTTATTGCTTGGTCAGCCCTTGGACCAACGCCTCCCATGGCCTATGGCCTGATTGCAGCGGTGAGTGTGCTGATTATTGCTTGCCCATGTGCGCTGGGTTTGGCCACTCCTATGTCAATCATGGTGGGGGTTGGTCGAGGCGCTCAGAATGGGGTGCTCATTCGCGATGCTGAAGCGCTGGAACGCATGGAAAAAGTCGATACCGTGGTCGTGGATAAAACGGGGACACTGACCGAAGGCAAGCCTCAGGTAACGCAACTGGTACCCGCAAACGGTTTTAGTGAGGAAGATCTAATGCGCTACGCCGGGGGTCTAGAAAAGGGCAGTGAGCATCCCTTGGCACATGCCATTCTCGATAAAGCCAAAACCATGGCGCTGACATTGCCGGACGCTGAGGATTTCGATTCGCCCAATGGCAAAGGTGTCACCGGTAAAGTCGACGGGAAGAAAGTTCTGCTTGGCAACCGATTGTTGATGGAGTCAGAAAGCGTCGATACCTCCGCCTTTGAGGAGGAGGCCGATCGGCTGCGCACGGATGGTGCGACGGTAATATTTGCAGCGGTAGAGAAACAGATTTGCGGCTTGATTGCCATTGCTGACCCGATCAAGGAAACCACTAAGGCGGCCATTGCTGCACTGCAGAAGGACGGCATTCGCGTGGTAATGCTGACCGGTGATAACCGAACCTCAGCCGAAGCTGTTGCTCGCCAACTCCATATTGATGAAGTGGAAGCGGAAGTGCTGCCTGAGGACAAAGGGAAAGTTATCCAACGTCTAAAAGACGAAGGGCGGATTGTCGTGATGGCAGGGGATGGCGTAAATGACGCCCCAGCTTTGGCTACTGCAGACGTGGGTGTCGCTATGGGCACCGGGACTGACGTAGCCATTGAGAGTGCGGGCATTACACTCTTACGTGGTGACTTGATGGGGATCGTGGAAGCGCGGCGGTTGTCACAGGCGACGATGCGCAATATTCGCCAAAACCTGTTTTTCGCCTTTATTTATAACACGGCTGGGGTGCCGATTGCGGCAGGCGTGCTCTATCCGTTTTTCGGCATTCTCTTATCGCCAATTGTTGCGGCGGCGGCGATGTCGCTATCTTCGGTCAGCGTTATTGCCAATGCGCTACGATTGAGGTTAGTGAAACTGTCAGACGACTAGGGTGATGGATTTTCCCACCGAAAAAAGGAGATTTATATGCCTTATACAATGGATCCTGTGTGATCTGAATAGACCGGCCAATAAATTTATTTATAACAATTAAAAGGATCATCTGAAGTAAATTCAGGAGCGATTTAGGTCGACGGTGTTTACTGAAACTGTCGCAAAAGAATTTCATTAAGGAGTTTGACATGAAACGTCTGACGAAAGTAATTGCTGTCTCCTTGATTGTCGCCGCACCGGCTCTTTGGGCCGCTGATTCAGACAACCAGCACGGGGCTGGTGGCATGATGATGTCCCCAGAAAAGGTGCAGGAAATGCAGCAGAATATGTCCCGTATGCAAGGTATGACCAGCCAGATGCGGCAAAATCCCGGACAAGACCATCAAGAGCTCATGAATGAGCATATGGAACTCATGCAAAAGCAAATGCACATGATGCGCGGCGGTATGATGGGTAACCGAGGCATGATGAAGGACGAGGGAGTGATGAAAGGCGAGAAAATGATGGATGGTCAAGGTATGCAGGATAATTCCAGCCAAGGCCACCCTGCAATTAAGCCGGAGGATCGCTTCCAGTTTATGGAGAAGCGCATGGATCAGATGCAACTGATGATGGAACAAATGCTGGAACATCAGCAGCAGCTGCAAGGCCGCTCGAAATAAATTACTGGCCATTTTTTTTGGGGGGCGCCTGTCCCCTTTTTTTATGGCTGCCGATGTCACTGTGAAAACAGCAGGGGATATAAAGCTAACATGCGGCCCGCAGCTCTATGATCATCGGATACTATGACTACCTTGCCGTCACCTTACTTCTGCCTGTTCGTGGCATGGTATATTAGGCAACGTTGGAGCATTACAGGGTAAAGAGCTACATAATGAGCAATTATCTGTCTTTAACCACTCGGCTCAGCCTGATGTTTAGCATCACCATGTTAGCCATCTGGGGTTTAGTGAGTGTCGTATTAATGCAGTCGTTAGAACATCACTTTGCGCGCCAAGACGAAAGTGATATTCAAAGTAAAATAATATTAACTAAGAAGTTTATCGCCAGCCAGCAACAGAGTCATGGACAAAATTGGTCGACACTGAAAGCTGATCTGAACAACATGCTTTCTGGCCATAGTGGGTACTTTCTGCTGATTAGAGATCTAAATGGCAAAGAGTTGGCCAGCGTCCATCCCACAGGGCGTCAGCAACCTGGCCTGAGCCATGCCATGCCCGACTATGACTCATTGCCATTGCAAGAGAACTGGATTGAAGGTGGTATTCGCTATCGCAGTATTACTGACCGGGTTGCTGTTGGCTCGGCGATAAGTGGACTCAATACTCCCAATGCTATCTTGGTCCGTGTGGCATTAGACACCAGTTATCATCAGCACTTTATTGATGAAATAAAAATTGGCCTTGCTTGGCTGACGAGCGGCATTGCCTTAATCTCAATATTGCTCGGATGGTTGGCATCACGTACCGGCCTAAAACCATTACGCAGCCTAGCCTCGCTTTCTGCTCGGGTCACCGCCAATAAGCTCGGTCATCGGCTCTCTTTGGCCAAAGCTCCCTCAGAACTACACGGCCCAATTCAAGCATTCAATGACATGCTGGATCGACTGGAAGGCTCTTTTCAGCGACTAACGGCTTTTTCTTCGGATATTGCTCACGAGCTGCGCACCCCGGTTAACAGCCTAATGATGCAAACCCAAGTGGCGTTGGCACAGCCGCGTAATGCCGAAGAGTACAAAGAAGTGCTCTACGCTAATCTGGAAACTGCCGAGCGGCTGGCAAGGATGATTGGTGAAATGCTATTTCTTGCCAAGTCTGAGCAAGGTCAGTTAACCATGCAGCACGAGCCGCTGGCTTTGAATGATGAATTGGATGAACTGATTGAATTTTTTGAGCCCTTGGCCAGTGAACAACAAGTGCGCCTACACCGACAAGGCCAAGCTAACTTGCTGGGCGACAAAGCGATGCTGCAACGGGCTTTCAGTAATCTACTCACGAATGCCATTCGCTATACACCAGCACAGGGTGAAGTACGCATCACGATTAGCAGTGATAAGCAGGGCACAACCGTGACAGTCATCAATCCGGGACCGGCGATTCCAATCGAAGAATGGCCTCATCTGTTTGACCGCTTTTACCGAGTGGACCATGCACGCCAACCCATAACCGAGGGCACGGGGCTTGGGCTAGCGATTACCCAAGCGATTATTACCGCGCATCACGGCACTATAGCTGTGCAGTCTGATGCACAAGAAACCTGTTTTAGTGTTTGGTTTCCGTATGTTTAAGATATTGACTAAATAAAAATAGGGAGCCTAAGCTCCCTGTTTTTATAAATAAACCTGTTAAATGTATTCAATAGGTTTACTGCTATTAAAGCTCGCGGCTACCGGTCCGTAATTGCAGAATTTTTTCATCAAAGCGATCGACACCATCGGTACCATTACTGCCATTGTTAAGATAAACATCTGCGGGCGCTTTTTGTTGTTGAGCCGCAAGTTTATTTTTTTCGCGGGTCTGTCGCATTTTTTCATCGAAACGATCGACGCCATCGGTGCCAGTGCTGCTTATATTGAGATATATCTTGGCAGGAATGCAGGCTGATAAATCTTTACCGTTTTTTTGAGCCTGTAATTTTGCCATCTTGGCGTCAAATCGATCGACGCCATCGGTGCCGTTACTCAAGGAGTTAAAACAAACGCTAGCCGGTGCATAATGACTGGATGCCATCGCTAATGGCGCAGAAATAATACTAATGGACGAGAAAGTAAGCAGTGCTACAGTTTTAAACATTGTATCCCCCTTTATTAATAAATTGATCTAAGTCAATTTAAAGGGTAGCAATGTGAACCTGACGAGAAGCTGTCATATACATGACAATGTTGTCAGGTATATTCTTACCGTGGCTATTTTATGCCATTGGCACGCTGCTGCTCGCGAATATAGCCAATTATCTCACCCACCTCAGCTTGGGTAACACCCGATACCGGCGGCATATCGCCAAAGCGCCAATGATGGGCACGCACGCCATTAGCGGCGGCACGATAAAATGCTTCGTCACCATGATGAGAAGGCTCATACACCGGATGAATAAAGGAGGGGCCTTGGCGAGTGCCTTTCAAGTCTGCACCATGACAGCTGGCGCAATTGTCGTTATAAGCTTGTTTACCCTGAGATAGTTGTGCTTGCTGGTTTTGCTGCTCCGACTTACCGTTTGGTAGAAATCGACTGCTGATAATAACAACGAATACGAGCGCGCCAACCACTACGCCCCATAACCGCCAACGACTGGCTGTTGATATTTTTTTCACGCTATTACATCCTCTTACTCAATTAACTAAAAAATGGCATGGGCGAGGCCCATGCCATTAGTGTTACATGTTTTTTAATGCATTTGTGCGACTACTTTACCTCATCCCTACATAATCTCTACACGACCCTTCATGCCCGCTTCCATATGGCCGGGGAGTAGGCAGGCAAAATCGACGGTACCAGCCTGATCAAACTTCCAGACCAAGCCGCCTTTCTGGCCCGGCTGTAGGGTGATCATATTGGGCTCGGCGTGTTTCATATCTGGCATCTGGCGCATCATTTCGGCATGTTCTTTTAAGGATGCCATATCACCAATCACCAATTCATGAGCCACTTTACCCGAGTTTTTAATAAATAACCGCACGGTTTCACCGGCTTTCACTTCGATGTGCTCTGGTGAAAAACGCATATTATCATGCATCACTACTTCGATAGTGCGACTCACGTCGGCCGCCTTACCAGGCAGGCCTACCCCTTGCATATTCTGTTGCATCGCCGCCATATCATGACCTTGATGGTCACCGTGCTCGCCAGCAGCCATTGCCAAGCTGGGTAATAAAGACAGCATTAATACGGATAGTGTTTTTTTCATGAGTGTTTCCTTGAGTGTACTTGTTTAGCGTATTTGTTGAATATCATCACGGTTTAAAACCAGAACTTAACCCCAGCTAACCAGCGAGTTTCCTGGGTCGCTTCGTCTTCTATTCGCCGTAGATCGGCACTATTTCCCAGCGCTGTTGCCCATTCCCAGCCTAGATAGGGGGCAAACTGGCGATCGATTTCATAGCGCAGTCGAGCACCGGCTACTAGCTCAGATAAACCTTGGCCTTGGCCGCGTTCGGCATCATCCTTACCATAAGCGGTCAGCTCCACACTGGGTTGCAATACCAGTCGCTGGGTTAATAAGAGTTCATATTCCGCTTCTACGGCTAACGCCGTTTGTCCATCGTCACCCAAATAGGTTGTGGCATCGAGTTCAAACCAATAAGGGGCCAAGCCCGCCACACCTAAGGCTAACCAGCCCTGATCTGGCCCGTGCCCCGTGTCATAACGCACACCCAATTCACTGTTCCAGAAGGTGCTTAGTGCATGGCTCCATAACAGCTCAGTACTGGCTTCTGCCAGCTTGCCTTGCTCTATGTCGCCTTCTGCTTTTAGTACGGCTCGGTTGTAATCACGACCAATCCAAGCACGAGTGTCAAAGGCTAAGGCATGGCCTGCACCGTTATCTACCCGCTCTAATTTATCGACTAGCACCCCGTAGAAAGTATGCTCGTCAGCCAGTCTTAACTGACGAGGACCGGGCAACGCATAGGGACCGTCTTCCAAGGTGAAACCACCGGAATAGGCATCGGGATCTCTGGCATCGGCGGGGGGGGAGCCCCCCTGCATCTGCATGCTACCGTGATCCATACCCTGCATCTGGCTATGATCCATGTCTTTCATTTGACTGTGGTCCATGTCCTTCATTTGACTGTGGTCCATGTCCTTCATTTGACTATGGTCCATGTCTTTCATTTGACTGTGGTCCATGTCTTTCATTTGGCTGTTTGCCGGTGCTGAGACATGCCCAGCATGAGCGTCTTGAGCCAATGCAGCGCCAGCTGGCAGCACTGTTAAGGCCAGTAATATACTGTTCAATCCGGATTTCATGGTCGCTTTCCTTCCGTTTATCCCGCTCATGACACCACCACTTCGCGGAACATACCCGCATCCATATGGAACATTAGGTGACAGTGCCAAGCCCAACGTCCAAGCGCGTCTGCAGTGACCAAAAAGCTGATCCGTTGCGCCGGTTGCACCTGTATGGTGTGGCGACGTACCTGAAAACTACCGTCCGGATTTTCCAGTTCGCTCCACATACCGTGCAGATGCATGGGGTGAGTCATCATGGTGTCGTTGTGCAGAATGATGCGCACTCGTTCGCCATAGTTAAAGTGCACGGGTGTAGAGCTGCCAAATTCAACGCCATCGAACGACCAAGTATAGCGTTCCATATTGCCGGTTAGGTGTAGTTCTATTTCCCGCTCCGCCGGTCTTGGATCCATAGGGCCGCCCGGGGTACGCAAGTCAGCCAAGGTCAGTACTCGACGGCCGTTGTTGCGCAAGCCAATGCCGGGATCGTCTAAGTTAGTGCGCGGCGTATCGACCCGCATATCCACGCTAGGACCATATTCACTACGAGCATGATTCACTTCGCTGCTCGCCTTACTTAATCCCCCAGCCATAGCGCCGTGGTCCATACCAGCCATGCTCCCGTGATCCATGCCAGTCATAGCGCCGTGGTCCATGCCAGCCATGCTACCGTGATCCATACCCGCCATAGCGCCGTGATCCATGCCGCCCATATCGCCCATCATATCGGCCATGGTTAGCCATTCAGCAGGATCCAGCTCTGGCACGGCAGCACTCAGTCCTGCTCGCGTACCTAAAGTGCCTCGGGCATAACCGGTTCTGTCCATCGCTTGGGCAAACAGGGTATAAGCCTCGGCTTGGGGCTCCACCAGCACATCATAAGTTTCGCCAGGGCCAAACCGAAATTCATCCACGGTGACTGGCTCTACATTCAGACCGTCGGCTTGAACCACCGTCATTTTAAGCCCAGGGATCCGCACATCATAAAAGCTATTGCCTGCGCCATTAATAAAGCGCAATCGCACTCGTTCACCTTGTTTGAACAGCGCCGTCCAGTTGCCCGCAGGAGCGGTGCCGTTCATGAGATAGGTCAGCGTCTCCGAGGACAAATCTGCCAAGTCGGTCGGGCTCATGCGCATTTCGTTCCACATTTGCCGTTTGTTCAGCGCTGACGTTAAGCCATCACTCGACACATCACGAAAGAAGTCGAATACCGTAGGTTGATTGAAGTTGTAGAGATCGCCCTGATTCTTGAGCTTACCTAATACTCGCATCGGATTTTCATCGGTCCAGTCCGAAAGCAACACCAGATGTTCGCGGTCGGCTTTAATGCTATCGCCTGCGGCGGGATCTATGATTAATCCCCCGTACATACCGGTGAGTTCCTGCATGCCCGAATGAGAGTGATACCAATAGGTGCCGCTTTGTTCCAACTTGTACTTATAAGTAAAGGTTTCGCCGGGGGCGATACCCGCAAAACTAATGCCCGGCACGCCGTCCATCTGATAAGGCAAAATAATACCGTGCCAGTGAATGGAGGTCGGCTCTTTCAGCCGATTGGTCACCCTAATGGTCACCTCATCTCCTTCACGCATGCGCAGTGTTGGGCCAGGAATGGAGCCGTTAATGGTGGTGGCCATGCGTGTTTTGCCAGTAAAGTTAACGGGCGTTTCATCGATAATCAGGTCGAACTCTTTTCCGGACAGCACGGGTACATCGCCGGTGACTGTGCCCACACTTGCAGCCTGCGCGGGTCTCAACATGGGCGCCATGCCTAACACCACGCCACCTGCAGCGAGTCCTTGTACAAATCTACGTCGGGGTAGATTGGGACTGTTCTCGATTACTTTCATCGCAACTCCTCTCCTTGTTGGCATTTTGCTCATTAGGAATATTTATATAAGGAAAGAATAGAAGGTCAGCCTGTCGTCAACATGACTGTAAGATTACAAAATTGTCATGTTGCGGTCATGTGACTGGCAGCAAGCTGGCCTCATGCTATAAACATAACGCTGGCAGTAGCGCACCTTGGTCGCCATCATGGGTCATCAATGACAGTACAAAGAGATAAAAATGAAAATTCTGATCATCGAAGATGAGCAAAAAACAGGGGATTATCTGCAAAAAGGGCTCAATGAGGCAGGGTTTGTGGTGGATCTTGCCCGCAATGGTTTAGATGGCCTGCATCTGGCGGTCACTGAGCCTTACGATTTGATCATTCTCGATGTCATGCTGCCAGATCTGAATGGCTGGCGAATTGTCGAAGCGCTGCGTGAGCAAGGGCGACAGATGCCGCTGTTATTTTTAACCGCCAAAGACAGCGTAGAAGACAGGGTGCGGGGATTGGAGCTGGGGGCCGACGATTATCTCGTTAAACCCTTTGCCTTTGCTGAATTGCTGGCCAGAGTACGAACCTTACTGCGCCGAGGTAGCCCCCAAGCACCCAGTAATCTACTGGAAGTGGCCGATCTGACGCTCAATCTGCCACGTCGCCACGCAGTGCGCGCCGGAGAGCACATTCACTTAACCAATAAAGAGTTTGCGCTGTTGGAGTTACTGGTGCGCCGCCAAGGTGAGGTGCTGCCACGCTCGCTCATCGCCTCTCTGGTATGGGATATGAACTTCGACAGTGATACCAATGTCATCGACGTGGCCATTCGCCGCTTGCGCGCCAAAATAGATGATGGCTTCAGTCTTAAACTCATCCAAACCATCAGAGGCATGGGCTACACCATAGATATTACCCGGTAAGCTGGAGCCTGTGATCTTATAGCGGTTCATGCCTTAGCGTACGCTGCATTTTTACCTAGATTTGCTTATCAACACTATGATAAAAGCGCGTTTAACTCGAACAAAATTTAACCGCGAAAGGTCAACAGCCCCTAGTATCTTTGACATGGCAAAGTAGGGCTTAGTGGCAGTTTGTGGTGCAATGCAGTGTGCGCTGTTGCTCTCATCGTCAAAGACTGCCATTTTCCGGCCGGAAAATGCGGGCGGTAACAGACAGTATATTGAACCTGCTCGTAACTAAAGGTGACTTACCAGAATCCACGCGCCGATAGCAATCAGCATTAGGCCACCAAATATTTCAATTCGATGGCCAAATAATGCCCCCAATACCTTCCCCAGCATAACGCCTAACGTGACCATGATTGTGGTCGCTAGACCAATTAGGCCCGCCGCCAGTAGAATATTAACGTCGACAAACGCTAGGCTAATGCCTATGGCCATCGCATCCACACTCGTGCCAAATGCGGTCACAGCGAGTCTGGAAAAAGAGTGTCTCGACGGTACTGCTGCTTTTTCACTGCAAGGCTTACAACCTTCATAAATCACGTGCAGACCGAGAGCGCTGAGTATGGCGAACGCTATCCAGTGATCCCATGCTTCGACAAAAGATGCATCAACAAAAGAAGCCGCTGAACGGCCAATAAACCAACCTATGATGGGCGTGATCGCCTCAATGGTGCCAAAAATGAGGCCCATTCTTAACGCTTCAGTAAAACGAGGGTTTTTAAGGCTTGTCCCTTTACTAATTGCCACAGAGAAGGCATCAGCAGACATTGAAAGAGCAAGTAACAGCAGGGCGATAGGGTTCACTTTTTATTTTCTCAGGTCGGGTATCGAGTCCACGACATACCCATACACCCGACGTGCAGTATAGATATATCGATGGTCTCGCCAACCGAGAGGTGTTCGCACCATGGCATTTTGCCAAGTATGTTGACACGAACTCTTTCGCAGAACGAAAGCAGGCTACTCCCCAAAGAGCGTTTAGGTTAGCATAAACTCCTGAATCCACTAAGTACTGCATTATGCCAAAAAGACGGGGCTTCCCACTAAGTTTTGTTACGGCCCTGTTTTTCTACCGGACGTTAACTGTTTTAGAAACTGCGGGTTGCTAAAATCATGTAATGCTTGTTCAATTTCATCGGGTGTATTCATCACAAAAGGACCGTATTGCACCACAGGCTCTTCAATAGCGCGACCGCTGAGCACTAATATCTCCGCGCCTGAGGAGCTAGCTTGCAGGTGTAGTGTGTTGCCTTTAGCGTAAATGCCCAGCTGCCGCGACCCGATCAAATCGGTTGCCCCTTTATAGACATACACCAGTACAGAGTTATCGGCATTGAAAGACAGCTCAACGGTTTCATTACCCGTCAATTGCACATCGATAAAAACAGGTTGCGTCGAAATCTCAGGCAACGGACCTTGCTGTACATGCTGATTGATAGTCACGTTACCGGCGATAACGCGAACCATGCCACCGGTTGATAGCCGCTGCTCGGATATGTCAGCACTCACAATCTCCTGATAGGCTGCAGGCTTCATTTTTTCAGCGGCAGGCAAATTCAGCCAAATTTGAAAGCCGTGCAACAGGCCGTGCTCCTGCTCGGGCATTTCCGAATGCAGTACCCCCGAGCCTGCGGTCATCCACTGCACATCACCGGCGCTGATAACACCTTCATTACCCATGTGGTCGCGGTGGCGCATACGCCCAGCCTTCATATAGGTAATGGTTTCAAAGCCTCGATGAGGATGTTCGGGAAAGCCGCCAATATAGTCGGCCGCATTGTCGGAGTTGATTTCATCAATCATCAAAAAAGGATTGAGTACCTGATGCAGACGCTGACCTGCTAGGCGATGGATCTTGACGCCGTCACCATCCTGAGTAGGGCGAGCAGGTATCACTTGAATTAACTCTCTCATCGATATTCTCCCTGCTGTTCTCGACCATGGGCGGCGGTAAAATCCTGAACTGGACCTACGGGAATGATGCCGGTGGGATTGATCATCAAGTGGCTCGCATAATAGTGGGTCTTGATATGTTCAAAGCAGACGGTGTCAGCCACACCAGGTATCTGATACAGCTCGCGTACATAACCACTCATGGCCGGATAATCTGCCAGCAACTGACGATTGGTTTTAAAGTGACCAAAATACACGGCATCGAAACGGATCAAGGTGGTAAACAAGCGCCAATCGGCTTCCGTCAACTGATCTCCCGTCAGGTAGCGCTGCTGCGCGAGCAAACCTTCGATCCAATCCAGCGAATCGAACAAGCTATGGTATGCCTGTTCATAGGCATCTTGGGTGGTGGCAAAGCCGGCGCGATAGACCCCGTTGTTGATGGTGTCGTAGATACGATCATTCAGAGCGTTGATCTGTTTATGTAACGTCTCTGGGTAGTAATCTGTCATGTTGCCTGTTAGATGATTAAACGCAGTATTAAACATACGGATAATCTCTGAAGATTCATTGCTGACAATGGTCTGTGTTTGCGTGTCCCACAACACCGGCACCGTAACGCGGCCCTCATAGCTGGCATCCGCTTTTAGGTACAGTTGATAAAGAAAGTCAAAACCATAAAGTGGGTCTTTCATCTCCCAGCCATTTTCCAGCATCACCGGCTCGACCACGGTGACATCGATATACGCTTGCAGCTGCTTTATTTCACGAAAAATCAGCGTGCGGTGTGCCCATGGGCAGGCCAGAGACACATACAAATGGTAGCGGCCTTTCTCAGCTTTAAAGCCAAGCTCCCCGTTTGGCCCTGCTTTGCCATCGGGTGTCAGCCAATGTCTGAAGCGACTGTCCTGACGGCGAAATTCACCACCGCTATTGCCAGTGTCGTACCACTGATCAACCCATTTCCCTTGTTGTAATAAGCCCATTATGCCTCTCCTGTAAACGCATTGGTCAAGAGTGTAGACACCAGAACATCCACTTGGCGTTTACCCTGTGCAATGACTTGCTCTGGTGTGCCTTTAGATCCGCTGGCATCGATATGGAACACATCGCCGATACCGATAAATTTGCAAATATGCTCCAGGTAGCGACTGGCAAAGTCCATTTCGCTACCGAC is a window of Oceanisphaera sp. IT1-181 DNA encoding:
- a CDS encoding glutathione S-transferase family protein, producing MGLLQQGKWVDQWYDTGNSGGEFRRQDSRFRHWLTPDGKAGPNGELGFKAEKGRYHLYVSLACPWAHRTLIFREIKQLQAYIDVTVVEPVMLENGWEMKDPLYGFDFLYQLYLKADASYEGRVTVPVLWDTQTQTIVSNESSEIIRMFNTAFNHLTGNMTDYYPETLHKQINALNDRIYDTINNGVYRAGFATTQDAYEQAYHSLFDSLDWIEGLLAQQRYLTGDQLTEADWRLFTTLIRFDAVYFGHFKTNRQLLADYPAMSGYVRELYQIPGVADTVCFEHIKTHYYASHLMINPTGIIPVGPVQDFTAAHGREQQGEYR